The proteins below come from a single Cryptococcus neoformans var. neoformans JEC21 chromosome 14 sequence genomic window:
- a CDS encoding general RNA polymerase II transcription factor, putative has translation MSNKIVPEIYRAVIDDVVSSVKVDFEEYGMEEEILMHLQQKWEAKLLETRVADFARAGSSSRSPSPTLESKPEASSPPAGPSNSQSADMFPFPRQGQVQGSSAAMPGAPGVGALGTNGFVNGGVQVPSGQQQGETRVKMDPDEVMRLRGGAAEDGHKPEPNAAGLLPGDDVIDSDLDDSDDEFRGDVDGGEDENDVDIVFCVYDKVQRVKNKWKTVFKDGMIHLNGKDYLFAKCNGEFEW, from the exons AT GTCAAACAAGATCGTC CCAGAGATATATCGCGCCGTCATCGACGATGTTGTATCAAGTGTAAAAGTAGATTTTGAAGAATAtggaatggaagaagagattcTGATGCACCTCCAACAA AAATGGGAAGCTAAGCTGCTCGAAACACGAGTCGCCGACTTTGCCCGTGCCGGCTCATCCTCAAGATCCCCATCGCCAACTCTTGAATCAAAGCCCGAAGCTTCTTCACCCCCCGCTGGTCCTTCAAATTCCCAATCGGCCGATATGTTCCCATTCCCTCGGCAGGGGCAAGTCCAAGGCTCGAGTGCTGCCATGCCTGGTGCTCCTGGAGTAGGCGCGCTGGGCACAAATGGGTTTGTCAACGGTGGGGTACAAGTGCCGAGTGGACAACAACAGGGTGAAACTAGAGTGAAGATGGACCCTGACGAGGTTATGCGGTTAAGAGGCGGAGCG GCTGAGGACGGTCACAAACCGGAACCAAACGCTGCAGGTTTGCTGCCAGGGGACGACGTTATCGATTCCGATCTAGATGACTCCGATGATGAGTTTAGAGGTGATGTCGAcggtggtgaggatgaaaatgacGTTGATATCGTTTTCTGTGTGTACGACAAG GTCCAAAGAGTAAAGAACAAGTGGAAGACGGTGTTCAAAGACGGAATGATACATCTTAATGGGAAAGATTATCTTTTCGCCAAATGTAATGG CGAATTTGAATGGTAA
- a CDS encoding cytoplasm protein, putative — MSWLLPSLPSWSRGPAPSEGPMEEKTESITNDQAVDGDSGLDAPPPFPMLNSHQRSRPLQSSSSASPTTKTDPPRGAPVLTLSVAVCPPSPTKSVEEEPSDLNIAIIPDNIPIGDMKPPHSTVKKPNFGIQPGGEDKLGEKEKSEVSTKKKRAKVALTPGHSPLDWARLTSSGQNLRGVTSFQRVTLAELKEHNTPDDAWSAFNGMVYNITPYLPFHPGGEEDLMRVAGRDGTRLFMSTHSWVNLDFMLKECLVGMLVRN; from the exons ATGTCCTGG CTGTTGCCATCACTACCAAGCTGGTCACGAGGCCCTGCGCCTTCCGAAGGGCCtatggaagaaaagacaGAATCGATTACGAATGACCAAGCAGTCGATGGTGACAGTGGTCTCGATGCTCCGCCACCATTCCCCATGTTGAACTCCCATCAACGCTCCAGGCCACTCCAATCATCGTCAAGTGCCTCTCCAACTACAAAAACAGACCCTCCCAGGGGAGCGCCAGTCCTTACATTGTCCGTTGCCGTCTGCCCACCTTCTCCTACTAAGAGtgtcgaagaagaacccTCAGATCTCAACATTGCCATAATACCGGACAATATCCCAATAGGGGACATGAAACCCCCTCATAGCACAGTGAAGAAGCCGAATTTTGGCATTCAGCCTGGGGGCGAAGATAAATtgggggaaaaggagaagtcTGAGGTctcgacgaagaagaagagggcaaAGGTTGCACTTACACCTGGCCATTCGCCTCTGGACTGGGCTCGATTAACTTCGAGCGGTCAGAACCTTCGTGGTGTTACCTCATTTCAGCGAGTCACCCTTGCAGAGCTGAAAGAG CACAATACGCCCGATGATGCATGGTCAGCATTCAATGGAATGGTGTATAATATCACACCCTATCTCCCCTTTCATCCtggaggcgaagaagatcttATGCGGGTTGCAGGTAGAGACGGGACACGGTTGTTCA TGTCAACACATTCTTGGGTCAATTTGGATTTCATGTTAAAGGAGTGTCTAGTCGGCATGCTGGTTAGAAATTAG
- a CDS encoding telomere maintenance protein, putative gives MASLNKLAIRGIRSFDDKHVQVIEFYSPLTVIVGHNGSGKTTIIECLKYATTGDMPPNTKGGAFVHDPKMAGEKEVKAQVRLRFWNAKRERMTATRNLQVTTKKTGQLTMKTLEGILAKTDVGDSSGKRNTISTKCSEMDEEVPYLLGVSRAILENVIFCHQEESNWPLSEPAALKKKFDDIFEATKYTKALDNIKTLRKERMAELKVDKERLKFLKADKDKAERLRKDLEESISQENRKQTELDNLKERYETIKIRNAEFYEEATHFRQIYEQSKSLKEKKKMYEDNRKHSKLNMQEMDESTEELLHMQQNFDAHLRTLTMQRSEKEDAKEKEESELEDLRVKERNLANRQGGLVAHRQTYERNLREREAAIRQIAKAHDLVGYDYSPLEDSKVAEFVDKIYEMVRKAENDLKKLQTENSRKERELQEELDRLSTMKTSAQATKKSKEEQIIRLTEKIRTSEATFHSISNPSVELELNQNKLTELEADLSKFQAEITDAKYDEKINQKGLLIRQKELERDNINAELAVLNRKADSRAKLDLQRNELEGKNSQISTLLKTHEAKFRELVEVDIHDVKPEDIEDKVIGAISRKDRDLIQEENNASALNRDHSQVQASLSRAREELAIKKREIHNMQREIEAAIYNVNQPAEEEEVPAEEAKNLAEAFDICRSEIESVQRAIMDKQGSRVVWEGLLTTVKAGGVCEACNRGIKHEEKNAVTRHMEAKIRQLMEAEQAGVDAEIEVEKSWTEILDALIRVEPHEAKIQDLQRRVIPRLETQIKEGEEKLRSLVKEVDDSKTSIQKLKSASRDLQNLKATASYINRLYIETGDLKANVKRLQTELESSGSSKTVEEVQKEVDRVSQEIKTLSREQQAFSSEKELKVNALRATQDEIGRKSLHIGRLKAQQDKRKMEEEALSDMQNTLGTLHDELQDLDQTVQAAEAPWKEKNETLGRFRTERANAEKEASTQVRMYQSSLGEIEGKHKACQAYVAEGNDRKIRENEAAMSEIKRQISQSNDARAALEAEISALSSELSKSESLKANIRSNLKYREDGKKIEMVQAELDELDLDSAAESRAKFNKEYKGMLDEETEAQGLMAITQGGLLEMRTNRQKMEKTLKTDYKNIDKEHKEQLIKTTISEYANNDLEKYGKALDNAILKYHSIKMDEINDTIGHLWNKTYQGTDIDGIRIVSDHDEASTSTRKSYNYRVVMVKNEVELDMRGRCSAGQKVLASIIIRLALAESFGQGCGVLALDEPTTNLDQENINALAESLAEIIRERRQQANFQLIVITHDEGFLQRLAEQDVVEYYWRVSRDASQKSVLERQRVGRG, from the exons AT GGCATCTCTCAATAAGCTTGCCATTCGAGGCATCCGTTCTTTCGATGACAAGCATGTCCAAGTCATAGAATTCTATTCACCACTTACTGTAATTGTTGGACACAATGGTAGTGGCAAGACT ACAATCATCGAGTGCTTGAAATACGCTACCACCGGTGACATGCCGCCCAATACTAAGGGCGGAGCCTTCGTTCATGACCCAAAG ATGGCTGGTGAGAAGGAAGTCAAGGCTCAAGTCCGTTTGAGATTCTGGAATGCCAAGCGGGAGCGTATGACGGCAACTCGAAATTTACAAgtgacgacgaagaagactgGTCAATTGACCATGAAGACGCTGGAAGGTATACTGGCTAAGACGGATGTTGGTGATTCAAGTGGGAAG AGAAATACCATCTCTACGAAATGTTCAGaaatggatgaagaagttcCATACTTGTTGGGCGTGTCGAGGGCCATTCTTGAGAATGTGATCTTCTGTCATCAAGAAGAGTCCAATTGGCCGCTTTCTGAACCGGCCGCATTAAAAAAGAAATTTGACGACATCTTCGAAGCTACCAA GTATACGAAAGCTTTGGACAATATTAAAACTTTAAGAAAAGAACGAATGGCCGAGCTCAAAGTTGACAAGGAGAGACTCAAGTTCCTCAAGGctgacaaggacaaggctGAGCGT TTGCgcaaggatttggaagagTCAATTTCCCAAGAAAACCGTAAACAAACAGAACTCGACAACCTCAAAGAACGATATGAAACTATCAAGATTCGTAACGCCGAATTTTACGAGGAAGCAACACATTTCCGACAAATCTATGAACAGTCGAAGtcgttgaaggagaaaaagaagatgtatGAGGACAACCGAAAGCATTCAAAGTTGAATAtgcaagagatggatg AATCGACTGAGGAACTCCTCCATATGCAGCAAAACTTCGACGCCCACCTTCGAACCCTTACCATGCAGCGATcagaaaaggaggatgcgaaagagaaggaggaatcTGAGTTGGAGGACCTTCGTGTAAAGGAGAGGAATCTTGCTAATAGGCAGGGTGGGCTGGTTGCTCATCGTCAA ACGTACGAGCGTAATTTGAGAGAGCGTGAAGCTGCGATAAGGCAGATCGCTAAGGCTCATGATCTGGTGGGATACGATTACTCTCCTTTGGAAGATTCGAAAGTTGCAGAGTTCGTGGATAAAATTTATGagatggtgaggaaggCAGAAAATGATTTGAAGAAACTTCAG ACGGAGAACAgtaggaaggaaagagaattGCAAGAGGAACTGGACCGGTTGTCAACCATGAAGACGTCTGCCCAAGCTacgaaaaagagcaaagaGGAACAAATC ATTAGACTTACCGAGAAGATCCGCACATCTGAGGCAACCTTCCATTCCATCTCTAACCCCTCTGTCGAACTCGAACTCAACCAGAATAAGCTTACAGAGTTGGAGGCAGACCTCTCAAAATTCCAAGCTGAGATCACTGATGCCAAGTATGACGAGAAGATTAACCAAAAAGGCCTTTTGATCAGGCAAAAGGAGCTGGAGAGGGATAATATCAATGCAGAGTTGGCTGTGTTGAACAGGAAGGCAGACTCGAGGGCGAAGTTAGATCTGCAGAGGAACGAGTTGGAGGGCAAAAACTCACAAATATCAACATT ATTAAAAACCCACGAGGCTAAGTTTAGAGAGCTCGTCGAGGTAGATATACATGATGTCAAACCAGAAGACATAGAGGATAAGGTCATTGGTGCCATCAG TCGAAAGGACAGAGATCTCatacaagaagaaaacaatGCATCAGCTCTCAACAGGGATCATTCTCAAGTACAAGCATCGCTTAGTCGAGCTCGAGAGGAACTCGCAATCAAGAAGCGAGAGATTCACA ACATGCAACGCGAGATTGAGGCTGCGATTTACAATGTCAACCAGCCggctgaagaggaggaagtgcCTGCTGAGGAGGCCAAGAATTTGGCAGAGGCCTTTGATATCTGTCGAAGCGAGATTGAAAGTGTGCAACG AGCGATCATGGACAAGCAAGGGAGCAGGGTCGTATGGGAAGGATTGCTCACAACGGTCAAAGCGGGTGGAGTCTGTGAAGCCTGTAACCGTGGGATCAAGcacgaggagaagaatgctGTCACTAGACAT ATGGAAGCAAAAATCCGGCAACTCATGGAAGCTGAGCAAGCTGGGGTTGACGCTGAAATTGAAGTGGAAAAGTCATGGACTGAGATCCTCGATGCCCTTATCAGAGTTGAGCCTCATGAAGCGAAAATTCAGGACTTGCAGAGAAGAGTCATCCCTCGTTTGGAGACGCAGAtcaaggaaggggaggaaaagCTTCGTTCATTGGTGAAAGAGGTTGATGACTCAAAGACATCAATCCAGAAGCTTAAGTCCGCCTCTCGTGATTTACAAAATCTCAAGGCTACAGCGTCCTATATCAATCGCTTGTACATTGAGACCGGTGATTTGAAAGCGAACGTGAAGAGACTTCAAACCGAGCTAGAGAGTTCTGGTAGCTCTAAgacggtggaggaggtacAAAAAGAGGTGGATCGGGTGAGCCAGGAAAT CAAAACGCTGTCGCGAGAGCAGCAAGCCTTTTCTTCTGAAAAAGAGCTTAAGGTCAATGCTCTTCGGGCGACTCAAGACGAAATCGGACGCAAGAGCCTTCATATTGGTAGACTCAAGGCTCAACAGGACAAGAGAaaaatggaggaggaagcttTGAGCGATATGCAGAACACTCTCGGAACACTCCATGACGAACTTCAG GATCTGGACCAGACTGTTCAGGCCGCGGAGGCTCCttggaaggaaaagaatgaaacACTCGGCAGATTCAGGACAGAACGGGCGAATGCAGAGAAAGAAGCTAGCACACAAGTTAGGATGTATCAGTCAAGTTTAGGGGAGATTGAAGGGAAGCACAAAGCTTGTCAAGC ATATGTGGCGGAGGGTAATGACAGGAAGATCCGAGAGAATGAGGCAGCCATGTCTGAAATTAAACGTCAAATCTCACAATCCAATGACGCTCGCGCTGCGCTCGAAGCTGAAATATCTGCTTTGTCATCCGAACTTTCAAAATCCGAATCACTTAAAGCAAACATCAGAAGTAACCTGAAGTATCGCGAAGACGGGAAGAAAATCGAGATGGTTCAAGCAGAACTTGACGAGTTGGATTTGGACAGTGCTGCTGAAAGTAGAGCCAAGTTCAATAAAGAATACAAGGGGATGCTGGACGAAGAGACAGAAGCTCAGGGCCTA ATGGCAATCACCCAAGGAGGTCTGCTGGAAATGAGGACAAATCGCCAAAAAATGGAGAAAACTTTGAAGACGGATTACAAGAACATCGACAAGGAACACAAAGAGCAACTAATCAAGACTACAATTAGTGAATATGCGAATAATGACCTTGAGAAGTACGGGAAAGCCCTGGATAA CGCGATCCTCAAGTATCACTCCAtcaagatggatgagatcAACGATACTATTGGTCATCTTTGGAACAAAACTTATCAAGGGACTGATATCGACGGGATCCGAATTGTTTCCGATCATGACGAGGCTTCGACAAGTACTCGCAAGAGTTATAACTATAGAGTGGTCATGGTGAAGAATGAAGTGGAGCTGGAcatgagaggaagatgctcT